One window of the Cryptomeria japonica chromosome 7, Sugi_1.0, whole genome shotgun sequence genome contains the following:
- the LOC131073761 gene encoding receptor-like protein EIX1 — MHRSGGEASKAPHDLELRAAGGLKPTCHNLKTYDNNLFASEFRAGNIGGLRISKINGCLEKCSERPRVIIPPEMIAEDVDYFSKHSLYWFNPLEELPNRVPVWVRLPRLPMECCQEDVLRMLASILGRPIGASSQTLGRRVMTFARIYVEIDLSKPLPNAIEMCAGSYSWVQQLDYETLPFRCRLCHESSHLQRKCPRYKPMVHQSQQSTRNIDGVDKGKATMIGEAVGTDGFVPVKTKDRNQGQKRPLQVRQEDDTFNRFEALDDLTQQEIWLERNKRIFREVRLMVQQVGAARTIPWEVVLLFLIHKGWHSNNFMEGFAILYALESAWELGRRKVICESDSQIVVNLLTEQKDLGANNGLSGYLFKGMLVTGVSKGKIEQNSMKFSESLFWTLVGFVLLLPICWVSCCKENEKNSLLDFKRALHDPSGRLKTWNNSTDCCQWKGIHCDNITKHVVRLDLHNPFSNDPAMALRNSTNDVHSKMHLNSLFVKSNKEECLSPLFDLKMLRVLDLSYNAFIGVGVPTQLYRLKYLQYLNLSNAGFVGKMRRELGNMSTLRYLDLSTNYFISSSSITIEDMQMWIGNMGDLEELLLDGVNMSQVTSDEWGEAISSMYSLRRLQMSNCMLSGPIPPSLGNLTSLTHLQLGDNSFFSSIPARLHNLSDLVSLKLRSCDLNGSIPSDLLSLPNLQEVDFSANLDLGGELSSILPPHSARLNSLVLTATSVEGAIPDSIANISSLTLLDISDCFVQGQLPPSIANLTGLVMLDISSNELEGSIPLFGAKSSLAYIDLSYNQLQGKIPSMLFGVFGKLSYVDLSRNLLTGSIPSLDMNLTSLTSLDLSYNELCGKIPSLANMKSLVRLDLRNNHLSGKIPASIGQLLSLNTLDLSNNVLTHAIPHNISKLSRLKVLSLSSNRLSGNLTESHLHKLSSLAHLEISNNVLTVKVSPTWIPQNSFSTLKLSSCNMEGELPAFLITQIEISKLDLSENRLWGNIPAWVWDSLPLEQLNLSYNNFAGALPSKLMGSKTLKILDLHHNNFQGPLPLPPPSVVVLDMSENQFYASIPAEIGKYKFFFLSLSHNNLSGSIPSTICEELSMEILDFSYNNLTGKIPSVFVNCSELVVLNLENNSLEGQLPAELGNMTSLQTLKIGGNRLNGTLPTLANCKQLQILDVGDNRLTGKISSNWILELPNLKILILRSNRFEGTVPADVSKLPHLQILDLSMNSFTGVIPDNISEMKGMSNVSVNTEFFEFGSINVSKYVEKIIIRSKGLELEYVRVLGLVKCLDLSSNRLSGHIPQGMGSLIGLIILNISRNHIDGGIPKSLGNMAQLESLDLSQNQLSGVIPSELQLLTFLSYLNLSYNNLTGMIPQGAQFATFEASSFSHNPGLHGLQLNESWSPSPKDESKPKMKEGVNKNRARERNDSFIVLMGMSFGVGAGTIVAPLLFLKKRREKFFDLLDSILIWVVDLIPCDKCIPCDKLQIAKISDGEDQEHSKESKKKLIRFCVRCTQIDRETKSILHTKCICRQK, encoded by the exons ATGCATAGATCTGGTGGTGAGGCCTCGAAGGCGCCTCATGATTTGGAGCTTCGGGCTGCGGGGGGTTTGAAACCCACATGCCATAATTTAAAGACCTATGATAATAACCTTTTTGCCTCAGAGTTCAGGGCTGGAAACATTGGGGGTTTGCGGATTTCAAAGATTAATGGCTGCCTGGAGAAGTGCAGCGAGAGACCTAGGGTGATTATTCCTCCGGAGATGATAGCAGAAGATGTTGATTACTTTTCCAAACATTCGTTATACT GGTTCAACCCTTTGGAGGAACTCCCGaatagggtcccagtgtgggtCCGCTTACCGCGACTTCCGATGGAATGCTGTCAAGAGGATGTGCTTCGGATGCTCGCTTCAATTCTTGGGAGGCCAATTGGAGCATCCTCGCAAACCCTGGGGAGAAGGGTAATGACCTTCGCTCGCATCTATGTTgagattgatcttagtaagcctttgccaaATGCTATTGAAATGTGTGCGGGTTCTTATTCCTGGGTTCAACaactagattatgagactttacctttccgGTGTCGCCTATGTCATGAGTCTAGTCACTTGCAGCGCAAGTGCCCTAGGTATAAACCGATGGTGCACCAATCTCAACAGTCGACCCGTAACATAgatggggttgataaaggaaaagccaccATGATTGGGGAAGCTGTGGgtactgatggttttgtcccagttaagacaaaggaCAGGAATCagggacaaaagaggcccttacaggTGAGACAGGAGGATGATACTTTCAACAGGTTTGAAGCCCTGGACGACCTCACCCAACAGGAG atctggctcgagaggaacaaGAGGATATTTCGTGAGGTCAGACTGATGGTTCAAcag GTTGGGGCTGCAAGAACTATCCCCTGGGAGGTGGTCCTCTTATTTTTGATTCATAAAGGGTGgcattctaataattttatggagggcttTGCTATTCTCTATGCCTTGGAGAGTGCCTGGGAGTTGGGTCGCAgaaaggttatctgtgaatcagaCTCACAAATTGTGGTGAACTTGTTGACAGAGCAAAAG GATTTGGGGGCGAATAATGGTCTCTCTGGATATCTCTTCAAGGGAATGTTGGTTACAGGCGTTTCAAAGGGCAAAATTGAACAAAACTCAATGAAATTCTCAGAGAGTTTGTTCTggaccttggtgggatttgtgctGTTGCTGCCGATTTGTTGGGTATCTTGCtgtaaagaaaatgagaaaaattcTCTCTTGGATTTTAAGCGAGCTCTTCACGACCCGTCCGGTCGACTGAAAACGTGGAATAATTCCACTGACTGCTGCCAGTGGAAAGGAATCCATTGTGATAATATAACAAAGCACGTCGTTCGGCTGGATCTCCACAATCCTTTCAGCAACGATCCGGCAATGGCTTTGAGAAATTCAACCAATGATGTTCATTCTAAGATGCATCTCAATTCACTTTTTGTTAAGAGTAATAAAGAAGAATGTCTGTCTCCACTGTTTGATCTAAAGATGCTACGAGTCTTGGATCTGAGCTACAACGCTTTCATTGGTGTTGGTGTCCCTACGCAACTCTACAGGCTGAAATATTTGCAGTATTTGAACTTGTCAAATGCCGGGTTTGTGGGAAAGATGCGCAGGGAGTTGGGCAATATGTCCACGTTGCGCTACTTGGATCTTTCCACTAATTACTTCatttcctcctcctccatcacaatTGAGGACATGCAGATGTGGATAGGAAACATGGGAGATTTAGAGGAGCTGCTGCTGGACGGAGTTAACATGTCGCAAGTGACTAGCGATGAATGGGGCGAAGCTATCTCCAGCATGTACAGTCTCAGGCGTCTTCAAATGTCCAACTGTATGCTCTCTGGCCCAATTCCCCCTTCCCTTGGAAATCTTACCAGTCTAACCCACCTCCAACTTGGTGACAATTCCTTCTTCTCGTCCATACCTGCTCGCTTACACAACCTTTCCGACCTGGTTTCTCTCAAGCTTAGAAGCTGTGACCTCAATGGTTCCATCCCTTCTGATCTGTTGAGCCTTCCAAACCTGCAAGAAGTTGACTTCTCTGCCAATCTGGACTTGGGAGGGGAACTTTCAAGCATTCTGCCGCCACACTCTGCGAGGCTAAACAGCCTTGTTCTTACTGCAACAAGTGTAGAAGGAGCTATTCCAGATTCAATTGCCAACATCTCCTCGCTAACTCTGCTGGATATCTCGGACTGCTTTGTCCAAGGTCAGCTTCCTCCATCCATTGCTAATCTTACAGGACTTGTAATGTTGGATATCTCAAGTAACGAATTAGAAGGAAGTATACCATTGTTTGGCGCCAAGTCTTCATTAGCCTATATCGATCTTTCCTACAATCAGTTGCAGGGTAAAATACCCTCTATGTTGTTCGGTGTATTTGGGAAGCTCAGCTATGTTGACTTGAGTCGGAATCTATTGACCGGTTCCATTCCATCCCTTGACATGAATCTTACCTCCCTTACATCGCTTGATCTGAGCTACAATGAACTGTGCGGCAAAATTCCTTCCTTGGCCAACATGAAGTCCCTTGTTCGGCTCGATCTGAGAAATAACCACTTGAGTGGCAAAATTCCAGCTTCCATTGGTCAACTGCTTTCCCTCAATACGCTTGATCTAAGCAACAACGTGTTAACACATGCCATACCTCACAACATTTCAAAGCTATCTCGACTGAAGGTTCTTTCCCTATCCTCTAATCGGTTGAGCGGGAACCTTACAGAGTCCCACCTGCATAAACTCTCCAGTCTGGCACATCTAGAAATTTCGAACAATGTGTTAACTGTGAAAGTCAGTCCGACTTGGATTCCCCAAAACTCGTTTAGCACACTGAAATTAAGCTCATGTAACATGGAGGGTGAGTTGCCGGCCTTCTTAATAACTCAAATTGAAATTTCCAAATTGGATCTGTCCGAAAATAGATTATGGGGCAATATTCCTGCATGGGTATGGGATTCCCTTCCTCTTGAACAGCTCAACCTGTCTTATAACAATTTTGCAGGCGCTTTGCCTTCTAAGCTAATGGGGTCCAAAACATTGAAGATTCTGGACTTGCATCACAACAACTTTCAAGGTCCACTTCCGCTTCCTCCTCCTTCAGTGGTTGTGCTGGATATGTCAGAAAATCAGTTTTATGCATCCATTCCAGCTGAAATTggcaaatataaatttttttttctgtCTTTGTCTCACAACAATCTCAGTGGTAGCATTCCATCTACAATATGTGAAGAGTTGTCTATGGAGATTCTGGATTTTTCATACAACAATCTTACGGGTAAAATTCCTTCAGTTTTTGTAAACTGCAGTGAGCTTGTGGTATTGAATTTGGAGAACAATTCTTTAGAAGGACAGTTGCCAGCGGAGTTGGGAAACATGACTTCGCTTCAAACACTGAAAATCGGGGGAAATCGTCTAAATGGAACTCTGCCAACACTTGCAAATTGTAAGCAGTTGCAGATATTAGATGTGGGAGATAACAGACTGACAGGGAAAATTTCTTCAAATTGGATTCTAGAGCTTCCTAATCTAAAGATTTTGATCTTAAGATCAAACAGATTCGAAGGAACTGTACCTGCTGATGTAAGCAAGTTACCGCATCTTCAAATATTAGATCTTTCAATGAACAGTTTTACAGGGGTCATTCCGGACAACATTTCAGAGATGAAGGGCATGTCAAATGTCTCAGTGAATACCGAATTCTTTGAGTTTGGTTCGATAAATGTTTCAAAATATGTAGAGAAAATAATCATCAGAAGCAAAGGTTTGGAGCTGGAGTACGTGAGAGTTTTGGGTTTGGTAAAATGCCTTGATCTATCAAGTAATAGATTATCTGGTCATATCCCTCAAGGCATGGGATCTCTGATTGGTTTGATCATTCTTAATATTTCAAGAAATCATATTGATGGTGGTATACCCAAGTCCTTGGGAAACATGGCACAGCTAGAGTCCCTTGACCTCTCGCAAAACCAACTGTCTGGAGTAATTCCTAGTGAATTGCAACTTCTCACATTCCTAAGTTACTTGAATCTGTCATACAATAATCTTACAGGAATGATACCGCAAGGGGCACAATTCGCAACATTTGAAGCCTCATCCTTCTCACATAATCCAGGTCTGCACGGCTTACAACTGAACGAGTCATGGTCGCCTTCGCCAAAGGATGAAAGCAAGCCAAAGATGAAAGAAGGGGTGAATAAAAACAGGGCAAGAGAGAGAAATGACAGTTTCATTGTATTGATGGGGATGAGCTTTGGAGTGGGCGCGGGCACAATTGTAGCTCCATTGTTGTTTCTGAAGAAACGGAGGGAAAAGTTCTTTGATTTATTAGACAGTATATTGATTTGGGTTGTTGACTTGATTCCTTGTGACAAGTGCATTCCCTGTGACAAGTTGCAGATAGCGAAAATTTCTGACGGCGAAGACCAAGAGCATTCCAAAGAAAGCAAGAAGAAATTAATACGCTTTTGCGTACGTTGTACACAAATTGACAGAGAGACTAAAAGTATACTTCATACTAAATGTATATGTCGACAAAAGTAG